From Anopheles darlingi chromosome 2, idAnoDarlMG_H_01, whole genome shotgun sequence, the proteins below share one genomic window:
- the LOC125948596 gene encoding CLIP domain-containing serine protease B9-like, producing the protein MFAQNRRNNGLQIPAVLALLLLCIGVSHQQQGCTTPRQLRGNCVSIYGCESILSFFNGRILTPEDRVFLQSSQCAPTNPTGRQPFVCCPTNGEQPDVTVPVTTPVPTGNRVGNSGELVGGLLPNPKKNECGVSIGMRIYGGENADIDEFPWLALMQYENRRGERKYSCGGSLINKRYVLTAAHCVIGEVERKEGKLVGVRLGEYNTDSEIDCVQEEDEQICADPPIDTGIEKVLPHPQYDEPSHSNDIALVRLDKTIVFSDFVQPVCLPLSDFRPSRTDDVNFVTGFGRTLKGKRSAIKQKLGIKVYDHDRCREKYATQKAVITTNQICAGGEFAKDSCHGDSGGPLMKLQRVWYLEGVVSYGNRCGLEDWPGIYTHVPAFMPWVRSNIVA; encoded by the exons ATGTTTGCACAAAACAGACGCAACAACGGTCTGCAGATACCGGCGGTGCTTGCTTTACTATTACTGTGCATTGGAGTATCCCATCAACAGCAAG GATGTACAACTCCACGACAACTGCGAGGAAACTGCGTTTCGATTTACGGTTGCGAATCCATACTGAGCTTCTTCAACGGGCGCATCCTGACTCCGGAAGATCGCGTTTTCTTGCAAAGCTCTCAGTGTGCACCAACTAATCCCACCGGTCGACAACCGTTCGTCTGTTGTCCAACGAATGGGGAGCAACCAGACGTGACCGTTCCCGTGACTACTCCAGTGCCGACCGGAAATCGTGTTGGGAATAGCGGGGAGCTGGTCGGTGGACTGCTGCCTAATCCGAAGAAGAACGAATGTGGCGTTAGTATTGGAATGCGCATCTACGGTGGAGAGAACGCGGACATTGATGAGTTTCCCTGGCTAGCGTTGATGCAGTACGAGAATCGACGTGGTGAACGAAAGTACAGCTGCGGTGGATCGCTTATCAATAAGCGTTATGTCCTCACGGCCGCTCACTGCGTCATTGGTGAGGTCGAGCGCAAGGAGGGTAAACT CGTTGGAGTGCGGTTAGGCGAGTACAACACGGATTCGGAAATTGACTGCGTACAGGAAGAGGACGAGCAGATCTGTGCCGATCCACCGATCGATACGGGAATCGAGAAGGTCCTTCCGCATCCCCAGTACGATGAACCCTCGCATTCAAACGATATTGCGCTCGTACGACTCGATAAGACAATCGTTTTCTCGGATTTCGTACAACCGGTTTGCCTGCCACTGTCCGACTTTCGCCCTTCTCGCACTGATGATGTAAACTTTGTGACCGGATTCGGTCGCACGCTCAAAG GGAAGCGAAGCGCAATCAAACAAAAGCTCGGCATCAAGGTGTACGATCACGACCGGTGTAGAGAAAAATATGCGACGCAGAAGGCGGTGATAACGACGAATCAAATCTGCGCTGGCGGCGAATTCGCCAAGGACTCGTGTCACGGAGACTCAGGAGGACCGCTGATGAAGCTGCAGAGGGTCTGGTACTTGGAGGGTGTCGTATCGTATGGAAATCGTTGTGGTCTCGAGGATTGGCCCGGTATCTACACTCATGTGCCAGCCTTTATGCCATGGGTACGGAGTAATATAGTGGCGTGA
- the LOC125959212 gene encoding uncharacterized protein LOC125959212 has protein sequence MGFIVWFAVVGLFSAQWYGGAVAQGSCRTPDHRDGVCIPVKDCKSIQENFFTSDRVLTGDEIDYLNQLRCQSTATVTICCADNVVTLNRNVTTPETDDLPSLKKFECGLEPLVSKIVGGSETALDEFPWYALLQYESKKGIREFKCGGSLINQRYVLTAAHCLANKRLDDGERLVNVRLGDHDTANDIDCSEDFCADPVQDFGFERLIIHELYEKNGKTQHNDIALIRLDRDVTMSNYVSPVCLPAADFTPTTSNTNVTVVGFGHTGRRKHSGVKLKASFPVFDQQECDRKWSTVPIIGQQLCAGGIFGIDSCTGDSGGPLMTQRLLWVQEGIVSYGNQCALEGWPGIYTRVAAYMDWIKQQIRAGYSGGSISSPSSTDHHSPRTQTKQPDEIGSMIAAASQENSRSSVASSALNRIIMASAAAVRSCFASLLLCWCVTLVVLSCIPCGIAGAPAGEAESSAEERPVWEANQVCTIPHEDSAGECRPSVDCDAYTKINDVSSAASVERISFIKQIQCNRTDNVPYVCCPRGSTSYVQPFMNETMSHKNRVASRLAFDLDTCGLQSYMAKIRGGTLAEIDEFPWMAMLLYERENQPLTQACGGSLISRTFILTAAHCVTGRNVENSNGKLKYVRLREYNVHTDPDCVVENDVKDCSEDKLDLPPKEIIVHSDYNPSTQRNDIALIRIEQTPPYSDFLRAICLPDRNVDSLVVPGQKLSVSGWGRTDMFKEKLGPNALSPIKLKLSLPYMERDRCTKTFRPWNYMLTEGQLCAGGEKAKDTCAGDSGSPLMNFDMKKGQWFISGIVSIGVRNCGVEGLPGVYTNVYHYLPWIRQYVQ, from the exons ATGGGTTTCATCGTTTGGTTTGCTGTGGTAGGTCTGTTTAGTGCTCAGTGGTACGGTGGTGCCGTTGCCCAGGGAAGCTGCCGTACGCCCGATCATCGTGATGGCGTCTGTATTCCGGTGAAGGATTGCAAAAGTATTCAGGAGAACTTCTTCACCTCCGATCGGGTGCTTACTGGTGACGAGATCGACTATCTGAACCAGCTGCGCTGCCAGtcaacggcgacggtgacaaTATGCTGCGCCGATAACGTTGTCACGCTGAACCGAAACGTCACCACTCCTGAGACAGACGATTTGCCAAGCCTGAAGAAATTCGAATGTGGGCTGGAACCGCTTGTTTCGAAGATCGTTGGAGGAAGCGAAACGGCTCTGGACGAGTTTCCGTGGTATGCGCTGCTCCAGTACGAATCGAAGAAGGGCATCCGGGAGTTCAAGTGTGGTGGATCGTTAATCAATCAACGTTACGTGCTTACGGCGGCCCATTGTCTCGCAAACAAGCGACTGGACGATGGCGAGCGGCT GGTAAACGTGCGGCTTGGAGATCACGACACTGCAAACGACATAGACTGCAGCGAAGACTTCTGTGCCGATCCCGTGCAGGACTTTGGCTTCGAGCGGCTCATCATCCACGAGCTGTACGAGAAGAATGGCAAAACACAGCATAACGATATCGCACTGATCCGCCTAGATCGAGATGTTACGATGAGCAACTACGTTTCCCCTGTGTGCCTTCCAGCGGCAGACTTTACGCCGAcgaccagcaacaccaacgtAACGGTCGTCGGATTTGGACACAcgggaagaagaa agCATAGTGGCGTCAAGTTGAAGGCATCTTTCCCGGTGTTCGATCAGCAGGAGTGCGACCGGAAGTGGTCGACTGTACCAATCATAGGGCAGCAGCTGTGTGCCGGTGGAATTTTTGGTATCGATAGCTGCACCGGAGATTCCGGCGGACCGTTGATGACGCAACGATTGCTTTGGGTGCAGGAGGGTATCGTTTCGTACGGCAACCAGTGTGCCCTCGAGGGTTGGCCCGGCATCTACACACGAGTTGCAGCGTATATGGACTGGATTAAGCAGCAGATACGGGCAGGTTA CTCGGGTGGATCCatatcatccccatcatccaCCGATCACCACTCACCACGAACACAGACGAAGCAACCGGACGAGATCGGTTCGATGATCGCCGCGGCTTCGCAGGAGAACTCGCGATCg TCGGTCGCGAGTAGTGCTCTGAACAGGATCATTATGGCGAGTGCCGCAGCCGTACGATCGTGTTTCGCGTCGCTGCTCCTCTGCTGGTGTGTAACGCTCGTCGTGTTGTCGTGCATACCATGTGGAATTGCCGGTGCTCCAGCGGGCGAGGCCGAATCGTCGG CAGAAGAGCGGCCAGTCTGGGAAGCGAACCAAGTGTGCACCATACCGCACGAAGACAGCGCCGGTGAGTGCCGCCCGTCGGTTGACTGCGATGCGTACACCAAAATCAACGACGTGTCCAGCGCGGCATCGGTCGAAAGGATCAGCTTCATCAAGCAGATCCAGTGCAACCGCACGGACAACGTACCGTACGTTTGCTGTCCCCGTGGTAGCACCTCCTACGT GCAACCGTTTATGAACGAAACCATGAGCCACAAGAACCGGGTTGCTAGCCGGTTAGCGTTCGATCTCGATACCTGCGGTCTGCAGTCGTACATGGCGAAGATACGCGGTGGTACGCTGGCCGAAATCGACGAGTTCCCGTGGATGGCGATGCTACTGTATGAGCGTG AGAATCAACCTTTGACGCAGGCCTGCGGGGGATCACTGATAAGCCGCACGTTCATCCTGACAGCAGCCCACTGCGTGACCGGCCGAAATGTGGAGAACAGCAATGGGAAGCT AAAGTACGTGCGGTTACGGGAGTACAACGTGCACACGGATCCGGACTGTGTGGTCGAAAACGATGTGAAGGACTGTTCGGAGGATAAGCTCGATCTGCCGCCAAAGGAGATCATCGTACATTCGGACTACAATCCGAGCACGCAACGCAATGACATCGCACTCATCCGCATCGAGCAGACACCGCCGTACTCGGACTTTCTGCGGGCAATCTGTCTACCGGACAGGAACGTCGATAGTCTCGTTGTGCCGGGCCAGAAACTCAGCGTGTCCGGTTGGGGCCGGACAGACATGT TTAAGGAAAAGCTTGGACCGAATGCGCTCAGTCCGATCAAGCTGAAGCTTAGCCTGCCCTACATGGAGCGAGACCGGTGCACCAAAACGTTCCGACCGTGGAACTATATGCTGACGGAGGGTCAGCTGTGTGCCGGTGGGGAGAAGGCCAAGGATACGTGCGCCGGTGACAGTGGATCGCCGCTGATGAACTTCGACATGAAGAAGGGCCAGTGGTTCATTAGCGGTATCGTGAGCATCGGTGTGCGTAATTGTGGCGTCGAGGGGTTGCCGGGTGTGTACACGAACGTGTACCACTATCTGCCCTGGATACGGCAGTACGTTCAGTGA